From Maylandia zebra isolate NMK-2024a linkage group LG11, Mzebra_GT3a, whole genome shotgun sequence, one genomic window encodes:
- the LOC101466488 gene encoding chemerin-like receptor 1, translated as MKMTNNSFDQINTTAAPDKNDSVYGDKYDGLKQSLNTMSVILYSVAFVLGVLGNGVVIWVTGFKMKKTVNTVWYLNLAVADFLFTAFLPLSVTYTASGFHWPFGKFMCKLNTTISFLNMFASVYILVVISVDRCVSVVWPIWAQNHRNVRKASYVSLCVWVVALILSAPYFIFRDTEKMSENQILCFSNYALSDNYTAPSVIQFRHLAMTITRLFLGFAVPFTVIVSCYAVLIHHLRRNRTMASQSTRTFKIVTAVIVTFFLCWAPFYIIGVIELVKFTSATQSNTLDLVIGVGMPLATSLAFLNSCFNPLLYVFMGHDFKDKVRKSIRNVLETVFQEEETRTRTYTGSVVTSQSKNSSDLNTEV; from the coding sequence ATGAAGATGACCAACAACTCTTTCGATCAAATTAATACAACTGCTGCACCTGATAAAAATGACTCTGTGTATGGTGACAAGTATGATGGGCTGAAACAGTCTCTCAACACAATGTCTGTAATCCTTTATTCCGTGGCCTTTGTCCTCGGCGTGCTCGGGAATGGAGTGGTTATCTGGGTGACCGGGTTCAAGATGAAGAAAACTGTTAACACAGTTTGGTACCTCAACCTTGCTGTGGCTGACTTCCTCTTCACTGCATTTCTTCCCCTGAGTGTGACTTACACAGCTTCAGGTTTCCACTGGCCTTTTGGCAAGTTCATGTGCAAGCTGAACACCACCATCAGCTTTCTGAACATGTTTGCCAGTGTCTACATTCTGGTGGTGATCAGTGTGGACAGATGTGTGTCTGTGGTGTGGCCTATCTGGGCTCAGAACCACCGAAATGTACGCAAAGCATCctatgtgagtctgtgtgtttgggtggttgCTTTGATTCTCAGTGCTCCATATTTCATCTTCAGGGACACTGAGAAAATGTCTGAAAACCAAATCCTCTGTTTCAGCAACTATGCTCTTTCTGATAACTATACAGCACCATCTGTGATTCAGTTTCGTCATCTAGCCATGACTATCACTCGTCTCTTCCTGGGATTTGCAGTTCCCTTCACTGTCATTGTGTCCTGTTATGCTGTCCTAATCCATCATCTGAGGAGAAACCGCACCATGGCCAGCCAATCAACACGCACGTTTAAAATTGTCACTGCTGTTATTGtcacttttttcctgtgttgGGCTCCCTTTTACATAATTGGTGTAATTGAACTAGTGAAATTCACGTCTGCTACTCAGAGCAACACATTAGATCTTGTCATAGGTGTCGGGATGCCTCTGGCCACCAGTCTGGCCTTTCTCAACAGTTGCTTCAATCCACTGCTGTATGTGTTCATGGGCCATGATTTTAAGGACAAAGTCCGCAAATCCATCCGAAATGTTTTGGAGACTGTCTTCCAGGAAGAGGAGACACGCACTCGCACTTACACAGGGTCAGTGGTCACCAGTCAAAGCAAAAATAGCTCAGATTTGAATACTGAGGTATAA
- the LOC101475193 gene encoding chemerin-like receptor 1 — MSIVVYSLAFVLGVLGNGVVIWVTGFKMKKTVNTVWFLNLAVADFLFTAFLPLSVTYTALDFHWPFGNFMCKLNTTISFLNMFASVYILVVISVDRCVSVVWPVWAQNHRNVRKASYVSLCVWVVALILSAPYFIFRDVGPSYHNKDIINCFNNYALSGDEDTYNETHQAMIITRFLLGFVVPFTVIVSCYAVIIHRLRRNRTLANQSSRPFKIIAAIIITFFLCWAPFHIMGLIEMANHMPEYSSEILDDITIIGLPIATSMAFLNSCLNPLLYVFMGQDFKSQVHKSIHNILETAFQEEVPRSYIYTNATTQNNKKLESDTQL; from the coding sequence ATGTCTATCGTTGTGTACTCCCTGGCTTTTGTCCTCGGTGTGCTCGGGAATGGAGTGGTTATCTGGGTGACCGGGTTCAAGATGAAGAAAACTGTTAACACAGTTTGGTTCCTCAACCTTGCTGTGGCTGACTTCCTCTTCACTGCGTTTTTGCCCCTGAGTGTGACTTACACAGCTTTGGATTTCCACTGGCCTTTTGGCAACTTCATGTGCAAGCTGAACACCACTATCAGCTTTCTGAACATGTTTGCCAGTGTCTACATTCTGGTGGTGATCAGTGTGGACAGATGTGTGTCTGTGGTGTGGCCCGTCTGGGCTCAGAACCACCGAAATGTACGCAAAGCATCctatgtgagtctgtgtgtttgGGTGGTGGCTTTGATTCTCAGTGCTCCATACTTCATCTTCAGGGACGTCGGACCATCGTACCACAATAAGGATATCATCAACTGCTTCAACAACTATGCTCTTTCTGGTGACGAGGACACATATAATGAGACTCATCAGGCCATGATTATCACGCGTTTCCTATTGGGATTTGTTGTGCCCTTTACTGTCATTGTCTCCTGTTATGCTGTTATAATCCATCGTCTCAGAAGAAACCGCACACTGGCCAATCAGTCAAGTCGCCCCTTTAAGATCATCGCTGCCATTATCATCACTTTCTTTCTGTGCTGGGCTCCCTTTCACATCATGGGTCTAATTGAGATGGCAAATCACATGCCAGAATATTCAAGTGAGATATTAGATGATATCACCATAATTGGGTTACCAATAGCCACCAGTATGGCCTTTCTCAACAGCTGCCTGAATCCACTGCTGTATGTGTTCATGGGCCAGGATTTTAAGAGTCAAGTCCACAAATCTATCCACAACATCTTGGAGACTGCCTTCCAGGAAGAAGTTCCTCGCTCTTATATCTATACAAATGCAACCACTCAGAACAATAAGAAGTTAGAGTCTGACACACAGTTGTAA